The Motilibacter peucedani region TCGACGCGCGCCACGACGGCGCTGATCTCATCCTCTGCGGCCCCGGGGGCCATGACGACGACCATGGGAACTTCCTCCTGGTGCGAACGGGCAAAAAGAAGACCCCGGTGCTCGGGCGAGCGCCGGGGTCGGAGGTGCGGGGTGCGGTCAGGCAGAGTCTGCCGGGCGCCCCGCCCGGATGCTCCCGGGCGCGTCGCCATAGGCGAAGACGGTCTGCTGCACGTCGCACACCGTACAGCACCCGCTGTGTCCGAACGGACTGCTGTCCCACCAGACGAGATGCCGCGGCGCGTTCGGACACTAGGCGTCGCGGAGGCGGACGAGCGTGGCGATGTCGCGCGCGTTGTCGGCGGGCTCGCCCGGGGTCTCGACGACGAGGGGTACGCCGCGGACCGCCGGGTGCCGCAGCAGCCGCCCGAAGGGCGCCTCGCCGATGTGGCCGGCGCCGATGTTCTCGTGGCGGTCCTTCGAGGCGCCGCAGACGTCCTTCGAGTCGTTGGCGTGCACGAGCCGCAGCCGACCGGGCCCGGCCACCTCGACCAGCGTGTCGAGCATCGCCTCGACCCCGCCCTCGGCCGCGAGGTCGTGCCCGGCGGCGAACGCGTGGCAGGTGTCGAGGCAGACGCCGACCTTGGGGTGCCGGTCGAGCGCGTCGAGGTAGGGCCCGAGGTCCTCCACCCGCGCGCACAGCGACTGGCCCTGGCCGGCGGTCGGCTCGAGCAGCAGGTCCGGGGCGTCGGCGAGCGCGTCGAGCTCGTCGAGCAGCGGCAGCACGC contains the following coding sequences:
- a CDS encoding deoxyribonuclease IV, which encodes MRSPVGAHIKVSGGLARGGLPYARSIGAEAVQLFVGNPRGWALPAGDPAQDEAFRAGCAEAGIPAFVHSAYLVNFGSPTALTVERSVESVRHALARGAQVGARGVVVHTGSAVAATSREAALRQVRESVLPLLDELDALADAPDLLLEPTAGQGQSLCARVEDLGPYLDALDRHPKVGVCLDTCHAFAAGHDLAAEGGVEAMLDTLVEVAGPGRLRLVHANDSKDVCGASKDRHENIGAGHIGEAPFGRLLRHPAVRGVPLVVETPGEPADNARDIATLVRLRDA